The Anabaena sp. WA102 genome contains a region encoding:
- the era gene encoding GTPase Era, protein MQVESQVSDIDNNIFTDFGGVMIPQAPAGFKSGFIGIIGRTNVGKSTLMNELVGQKIAITSPVSQTTRNRLKGILTTETAQLIFVDTPGIHKPHHQLGEVLVKNAKIAIDSVDVILFVVDGTVACGPGDRYVAELLINTQTPVILGINKIDQQPEDAQKIDDSYIQLADTYQWQSVKFSAKTGAGLLQLQDLLISHLEPGPFYYPPDLVTDQPERFIMGELIREQILLLTRQEVPHSVAIGIDLVEEAPKITRVLATIHVERDSQKGILIGKGGTMLKAIGSEARQQIQKLIAGKVYLELFVKVQPKWRHSRVRLAELGYRVEE, encoded by the coding sequence ATGCAAGTAGAATCACAAGTATCTGATATTGATAATAATATTTTTACTGATTTCGGTGGGGTGATGATTCCCCAAGCACCGGCTGGATTTAAATCAGGTTTTATTGGCATTATCGGCAGAACTAATGTGGGTAAATCCACTTTGATGAATGAATTAGTTGGGCAAAAAATAGCTATTACTTCCCCCGTGTCCCAAACTACTCGAAATCGCCTAAAGGGGATTTTAACTACGGAAACAGCCCAGTTGATTTTTGTGGATACGCCCGGTATTCATAAACCTCATCATCAATTAGGGGAAGTGTTGGTAAAAAATGCGAAAATTGCCATTGACTCGGTAGATGTGATATTATTTGTGGTTGATGGTACAGTTGCTTGTGGTCCAGGCGATCGCTATGTGGCAGAACTACTAATTAATACTCAAACACCTGTAATTCTGGGGATTAATAAAATTGATCAACAACCAGAAGATGCCCAAAAAATAGATGATAGTTATATTCAATTAGCCGATACCTATCAATGGCAAAGTGTGAAATTTTCTGCTAAAACCGGCGCGGGATTATTGCAACTCCAAGATTTATTAATTAGTCATCTCGAACCAGGTCCATTTTATTATCCACCCGATTTAGTAACAGACCAGCCAGAACGGTTTATCATGGGTGAATTAATTCGAGAACAAATATTATTATTAACCCGTCAAGAAGTTCCCCATTCCGTAGCCATAGGCATTGATTTAGTTGAAGAAGCTCCAAAAATTACCCGTGTTCTCGCCACGATCCATGTTGAGAGAGATTCTCAAAAAGGCATTCTCATTGGTAAAGGTGGAACAATGCTCAAAGCTATTGGTAGTGAAGCTAGACAACAAATTCAAAAACTAATTGCTGGGAAAGTTTATCTAGAATTATTCGTTAAAGTCCAACCCAAATGGCGACATTCACGGGTGCGTCTAGCAGAACTAGGTTATCGCGTCGAAGAATAA